In the genome of Carnobacterium pleistocenium FTR1, one region contains:
- a CDS encoding L-lactate MFS transporter, which translates to MSKVPNRWVVLVSSMGILMCTGAIYAFSVLAGPLSEANGWTMGEVMTAFAINAALGPIPMVLGGFLTDKGWSKWSIMVGVVLFGAGFALTGTATSLFQLYLYYGVLAGFGQGFAYSGCLSNTIRFFPDKKGLASGLITAGMGGAAIIAAPIANQLIQSRGVGTAFVWMGTAYILIGFMCSLFIKVAPKESMLSKAAVKKNTVLPLKNSSKNWKEMIQSTNFYLIILMFATGAFSGLMIASNAAAIGQSTFGLTAATAAFYVSLYSLSNTLGRVVWGTISDKLGQSNTITIIYSIIALMFVVLILFQTTLGFAIGIIGLGLCFGGVMGVFPSLVMDNFGPKYQGVNYGIVFIGYSTAAFVAPKVSAAISVSNNGDYTKAFYVAIVVVIVGLVLNTLYKRKTASVRIPQKLVD; encoded by the coding sequence ATGTCTAAAGTACCAAATCGGTGGGTAGTCTTAGTTAGTTCAATGGGAATTTTAATGTGTACAGGTGCCATCTATGCATTTAGTGTTTTAGCAGGACCATTATCTGAAGCAAATGGTTGGACAATGGGAGAAGTAATGACAGCCTTTGCTATCAATGCGGCTTTAGGACCGATCCCTATGGTTCTTGGGGGGTTTTTAACTGATAAAGGTTGGTCTAAATGGAGCATTATGGTTGGAGTGGTATTATTTGGAGCTGGATTTGCTTTAACAGGTACAGCAACTAGTTTATTCCAATTGTATCTTTACTATGGTGTGTTGGCCGGATTCGGACAAGGATTTGCTTATTCTGGTTGTTTAAGCAATACCATTCGTTTTTTCCCTGACAAAAAAGGGTTGGCTTCTGGGTTGATCACTGCCGGAATGGGAGGCGCAGCTATCATAGCAGCTCCTATTGCTAATCAATTGATTCAAAGTAGAGGTGTAGGAACAGCGTTTGTTTGGATGGGAACAGCTTATATTCTGATTGGATTTATGTGTAGTTTGTTTATTAAAGTTGCACCAAAAGAAAGTATGCTAAGTAAGGCGGCAGTGAAAAAAAATACGGTCTTGCCATTGAAAAACAGCAGTAAAAACTGGAAAGAAATGATTCAATCGACCAATTTTTATCTGATTATCTTGATGTTTGCAACCGGAGCTTTTTCTGGTCTAATGATTGCCTCTAATGCAGCGGCTATTGGTCAATCTACCTTTGGTTTAACCGCAGCAACAGCCGCATTTTATGTCAGCCTTTATTCACTAAGCAATACATTAGGTCGGGTCGTCTGGGGAACTATCTCTGATAAACTAGGACAGTCTAATACTATTACTATTATATACAGTATCATTGCACTAATGTTTGTTGTTTTAATTCTCTTTCAAACGACTCTGGGATTTGCCATTGGGATTATTGGACTAGGATTATGCTTCGGTGGTGTTATGGGAGTATTTCCATCACTGGTCATGGATAACTTTGGACCTAAGTACCAAGGCGTCAACTATGGTATTGTGTTTATCGGATATTCAACGGCAGCCTTTGTTGCCCCAAAAGTATCTGCAGCTATTTCAGTTTCTAATAATGGTGACTATACTAAAGCCTTTTATGTAGCAATTGTTGTTGTCATCGTTGGTTTAGTGTTAAATACTCTTTATAAAAGGAAAACTGCTAGTGTCAGAATACCTCAAAAATTAGTTGATTGA
- a CDS encoding MarR family winged helix-turn-helix transcriptional regulator yields the protein MVDILRDIGVIARSLDSIANIEFKELNLTRGQYLYLVRIKENPGIIPENLSEIIKVDRTTVSRAIQKLERNELIEKRADSVNKKIKRLFTTAKGDELARYIVKENNYSNKVALKDLSDEEVENFSRILNKIKQNTECDWDYVKKGNKRNY from the coding sequence ATGGTAGATATTCTTCGTGATATTGGTGTCATTGCAAGGTCGTTAGACTCTATTGCCAATATAGAATTTAAAGAACTTAATCTTACAAGAGGTCAATACCTCTATTTGGTAAGAATTAAAGAGAATCCAGGAATTATCCCGGAAAATTTGAGCGAAATCATAAAAGTGGATCGTACGACTGTATCAAGAGCTATTCAAAAACTTGAACGAAATGAATTGATTGAAAAAAGAGCTGATTCAGTGAATAAAAAAATTAAAAGACTATTTACTACGGCTAAAGGTGATGAGTTAGCGAGATACATTGTGAAAGAAAATAACTATTCTAATAAAGTAGCTTTAAAAGACTTATCGGATGAGGAAGTCGAAAATTTTTCTCGGATTTTAAACAAAATAAAACAAAACACTGAATGTGATTGGGATTATGTGAAAAAAGGAAATAAGCGAAACTATTAA
- a CDS encoding GNAT family N-acetyltransferase: protein MELKKCALEDLELLQKISIELFTDTFKDQNTEEDLKNYLENAYNREQLKKELTNKNSVFFFLLDNKVIVGYLKLNIGNAQTEDIAENALEIERIYIRSNRKRKGYGTSLIEKTEQFARDENKEMIWLGVWEKNLSAMAFYKNKGFVHTSSHSFFMGDDEQTDWIMTKKIY from the coding sequence ATGGAATTAAAAAAATGCGCCTTAGAGGATTTAGAATTGCTTCAAAAAATCAGTATTGAATTGTTTACTGATACATTTAAGGATCAAAATACGGAGGAAGATCTAAAAAATTATTTAGAGAATGCCTACAATAGGGAGCAACTCAAAAAGGAACTCACAAACAAAAATTCTGTTTTTTTCTTTCTATTAGACAACAAAGTAATAGTGGGTTATTTAAAATTAAACATAGGCAATGCACAAACAGAAGATATTGCTGAAAATGCTTTGGAAATTGAAAGAATCTATATTCGAAGCAATCGTAAAAGAAAAGGGTATGGGACAAGTTTGATAGAAAAAACTGAACAGTTTGCACGTGATGAGAATAAAGAAATGATTTGGCTAGGTGTTTGGGAAAAAAATCTAAGTGCTATGGCATTTTATAAAAATAAGGGGTTTGTTCATACAAGTTCGCATTCGTTTTTCATGGGAGATGACGAACAAACGGATTGGATCATGACTAAGAAAATTTACTAG
- a CDS encoding NADPH-dependent FMN reductase, translated as MKVVLLSGSNIGTKTRITMDAAKHIIEENYPGNDVTLIDLKDYEVIFSDGRNFLDYTGDTNYVIQQLMDADVIFMGSPIFQASIPASLKNVFDLLPQNAFLYKTVGILITAGSQKHYLIAEQHLKPILGYMKAIIVPNYVFIEEIDFAQGTIANDAITFRIEKLIEDTFILARAYKKIIEEQEESYGF; from the coding sequence ATGAAAGTTGTTTTATTGTCAGGTTCTAACATTGGAACAAAAACAAGGATTACAATGGATGCCGCAAAGCACATTATTGAAGAAAACTATCCTGGAAATGACGTCACTTTAATTGATTTAAAAGACTATGAGGTAATTTTCAGTGACGGCAGAAATTTCCTTGATTATACAGGTGATACGAACTATGTCATTCAACAGTTGATGGATGCAGATGTAATATTTATGGGCAGTCCTATTTTCCAAGCTTCTATTCCTGCCTCTTTAAAGAATGTTTTCGATTTACTTCCACAAAATGCCTTTTTATATAAAACGGTCGGCATTTTAATAACGGCTGGATCTCAAAAACATTATCTCATTGCAGAACAGCACTTAAAACCTATTTTAGGCTATATGAAAGCCATTATTGTGCCTAATTATGTATTTATCGAAGAAATTGACTTTGCACAAGGAACAATTGCTAATGATGCCATTACTTTTAGAATTGAAAAATTAATAGAAGATACTTTCATATTAGCTAGAGCTTACAAAAAAATTATCGAGGAACAAGAAGAAAGTTATGGGTTCTAG
- a CDS encoding LLM class flavin-dependent oxidoreductase: MKKNNIIPKFDKKKGMEFGLYSLGDHLINPHTNKQISAKQRIDEIIETAKLAEQAGLDVFTLGESHQDNFVSQAHGIILSAIAQATEKIKISSGATIVSTSDPVRIYEDFSTIDLISNGRMEIVGGRASRIGLFDLLGYDLKDYEELFEEKFELLLKINREEVVNWEGKFRAPLKNAHVLPRPLKGHLPIWRAVGGSLESAEKAGFAGVPMYQAHLGGPAIVFKRALDVYREAAKSQGYDSTTLPVATAGFFYVADTSQQALKEYYPHINEGMKKTNGQGFPKQAFAHSQDKTSIINVGSAQQIIEKLLYQHEMFGQQRYIAQIDFGGVPFDKIQKNIEIIGSEILPAIRKYTAE; this comes from the coding sequence ATGAAAAAAAATAATATCATTCCCAAATTTGACAAAAAAAAAGGAATGGAATTTGGATTATACTCTCTTGGTGATCATTTGATTAATCCCCACACTAATAAACAAATCTCTGCAAAGCAGCGTATTGATGAAATTATAGAAACAGCTAAATTAGCTGAACAAGCAGGATTGGATGTCTTCACTCTTGGAGAGAGCCATCAAGATAACTTCGTATCACAAGCACATGGAATTATTTTATCTGCTATTGCTCAGGCTACAGAAAAAATAAAAATATCTAGTGGTGCTACAATCGTTAGCACTTCAGATCCTGTTCGTATCTATGAAGATTTCTCAACGATTGACCTAATTTCGAATGGAAGAATGGAAATAGTTGGTGGACGCGCTTCTCGAATTGGTTTATTTGATTTGCTTGGTTATGATTTAAAAGATTATGAAGAATTATTTGAAGAAAAGTTTGAACTTCTCTTAAAAATAAATCGCGAAGAAGTTGTGAATTGGGAAGGAAAATTTCGTGCGCCCCTAAAAAATGCCCATGTACTCCCTCGTCCTTTAAAAGGCCACTTACCTATTTGGCGTGCTGTTGGGGGTTCTCTTGAAAGTGCAGAGAAAGCTGGTTTTGCTGGTGTTCCAATGTACCAAGCTCATCTAGGTGGTCCCGCAATTGTCTTTAAACGTGCACTAGATGTTTATCGTGAAGCTGCAAAATCACAAGGATATGATTCCACAACATTACCTGTAGCGACCGCCGGATTTTTTTATGTTGCTGATACATCGCAGCAAGCACTTAAAGAATATTATCCACATATCAATGAAGGTATGAAAAAAACGAATGGCCAAGGATTTCCCAAGCAAGCTTTTGCCCATTCACAAGATAAGACCAGTATCATTAATGTTGGAAGTGCTCAGCAGATTATTGAAAAGTTGTTGTACCAACATGAAATGTTTGGGCAGCAACGCTATATTGCACAAATCGATTTTGGTGGTGTGCCATTTGATAAAATTCAGAAAAATATTGAGATTATCGGAAGTGAAATACTTCCCGCAATTCGGAAATACACAGCTGAATAA
- a CDS encoding winged helix-turn-helix transcriptional regulator: MEDQVQNYCQISTSLEILVGKWKPVILLNLLSVDYLRFSELKRKIPDITQKMLTKQLRELEKEEIIYRKVYPEVPPKVEYGMTSYGRTLEPILNDMHEWGSRHQLRTKNK; encoded by the coding sequence GTGGAAGATCAAGTACAGAATTATTGTCAAATTAGTACATCATTAGAAATACTAGTTGGCAAATGGAAACCGGTAATCTTACTTAATTTATTATCAGTAGATTATCTCCGTTTCAGTGAATTGAAAAGAAAAATCCCCGATATAACGCAAAAGATGCTAACAAAGCAACTTCGAGAATTGGAAAAAGAGGAAATTATTTATAGAAAAGTGTATCCGGAAGTGCCTCCAAAAGTAGAATACGGCATGACTTCTTACGGGAGAACTTTAGAACCTATTCTGAATGATATGCATGAATGGGGATCAAGGCACCAACTACGAACAAAAAATAAATAA
- a CDS encoding glycine betaine ABC transporter substrate-binding protein translates to MMKKRIMTGFFTAVIGLVLVGCSSTSSSEAIKIGSKDFTESLVVSEIYALALEDQDLEVERIPNIASSVIPQSIENGEVDLYPEYTGTSLLTIFELPLQTDPDAVAETIRESYEEDGILTTLDYAEANDSAGIAIKTSVSEEYGIKTISDLQENADQIRFASQGEFDQREDGLPGLAQVYGEFDFLSTTVYDNSLKYQVLNSDEADATPAYTTEGQLSNTEEFTILEDDKNFWPPYNLVPVVRQDILETYPEIETIINGINENLDTETVIELNAKVDIDGEDYQQVAQDYFDSLN, encoded by the coding sequence ATTATGAAAAAGAGAATAATGACAGGTTTTTTCACAGCAGTAATTGGATTAGTTTTAGTAGGTTGTTCTTCTACTTCATCAAGCGAAGCGATAAAAATCGGTTCAAAAGATTTTACTGAAAGCTTAGTAGTAAGTGAAATTTATGCTTTAGCATTAGAAGATCAAGATCTTGAAGTTGAAAGAATACCCAACATTGCAAGTTCAGTAATTCCTCAATCTATTGAAAACGGGGAAGTAGATCTTTATCCAGAATATACTGGAACATCTTTATTAACTATTTTTGAATTGCCTTTGCAAACCGATCCTGATGCTGTTGCAGAAACAATTCGTGAAAGTTATGAAGAAGATGGTATTCTAACTACACTTGACTATGCGGAAGCAAATGATTCTGCTGGAATTGCAATAAAGACGAGTGTATCAGAAGAATATGGTATTAAAACAATAAGTGATCTACAAGAGAATGCAGATCAAATTCGTTTTGCTTCTCAAGGTGAATTTGATCAACGCGAAGATGGCTTACCTGGTTTAGCACAAGTCTATGGGGAGTTCGACTTCCTATCAACAACCGTTTATGATAATAGTTTGAAATACCAAGTTCTAAACAGCGATGAAGCTGATGCAACTCCCGCTTACACCACAGAAGGCCAACTATCTAATACCGAAGAATTTACTATTTTAGAAGACGACAAAAATTTCTGGCCACCATACAATCTTGTACCTGTTGTTCGACAAGATATTCTAGAAACATATCCTGAAATTGAGACCATTATCAACGGTATTAATGAGAATTTAGATACAGAAACGGTTATTGAATTAAATGCTAAAGTCGATATTGATGGAGAAGACTATCAACAAGTAGCACAAGATTACTTTGATTCATTAAATTAA
- a CDS encoding ABC transporter permease, protein MGEYSLFKQIVDYFSNNGSQYGEYLIQHIQLSLTALGIGLVIGVPLGYISYKHQKVAEFFTTTSQLLRIIPSLAILFILIPIIGVGELPALIALVFLGIPPILINTILGFKEIPAVTKEVAEGLGMNTKQLMKRIEFPLATPFILNGIKLSLVEIIASATLATYIGAGGLGTLIFTGLGLYRMDLLVIGGGTVTILSLLSMFILDSIIRKVSKNRVEFSS, encoded by the coding sequence ATGGGGGAATATAGTTTGTTTAAACAAATAGTGGATTATTTTAGCAATAATGGAAGCCAGTATGGAGAGTACCTAATCCAACATATCCAATTAAGCTTGACCGCATTAGGGATTGGCTTGGTGATTGGGGTACCACTTGGTTACATCAGCTACAAACATCAAAAAGTAGCAGAATTTTTTACAACCACATCTCAATTGTTGAGAATCATTCCAAGCTTAGCCATTTTATTCATTTTAATTCCAATTATTGGAGTAGGAGAATTACCAGCCTTAATTGCATTAGTATTTTTAGGAATTCCACCCATTTTGATAAATACAATTCTTGGATTTAAAGAGATTCCAGCTGTAACAAAAGAAGTGGCTGAAGGATTAGGAATGAATACCAAACAACTAATGAAAAGAATTGAATTTCCTTTAGCGACACCGTTCATCTTAAACGGAATCAAATTATCTTTAGTGGAAATTATTGCTAGTGCTACACTTGCGACTTATATTGGAGCTGGTGGTCTGGGAACACTTATTTTTACAGGTTTAGGGTTATACAGAATGGATCTGTTAGTGATTGGTGGAGGAACCGTTACAATTCTTTCTTTATTGAGTATGTTTATTTTGGACAGTATTATAAGAAAGGTGTCGAAAAATCGTGTCGAATTTAGCAGTTAA
- a CDS encoding ABC transporter ATP-binding protein: MVSNLAVKFKNVEKKFGSETIIEKLSFEVESGEFITILGSSGSGKTTTLKMINRLIEPDGGTIEVNGKSIAQTDLIELRRDIGYVVQQIGLFPHLTIEKNIATVPELLGWDKNKIQSRVKELMELVKLPYEQYGKRYPKQLSGGQQQRVGVARALAANPQIMLLDEPFGAVDAITRKELQKQIKMIHQELMGKTFLFVTHDINEAFYLGDKVMIMDDGKISQYDTPKNIVKNPETAFVKELLDTIYEEEVLWRELK; the protein is encoded by the coding sequence ATCGTGTCGAATTTAGCAGTTAAGTTTAAAAATGTAGAAAAAAAGTTTGGATCAGAAACCATTATTGAGAAGCTTTCCTTTGAGGTTGAATCTGGGGAATTTATTACAATATTAGGTTCATCAGGATCTGGTAAAACTACAACTTTAAAAATGATCAATCGCTTGATTGAACCAGATGGAGGAACAATTGAAGTCAATGGGAAAAGTATAGCACAGACTGATTTAATTGAATTGAGAAGAGATATTGGATATGTGGTGCAACAAATTGGTCTGTTTCCTCACTTAACTATTGAAAAAAATATTGCAACTGTGCCAGAGTTGCTTGGTTGGGATAAAAATAAAATTCAGTCTAGAGTAAAAGAACTGATGGAACTAGTTAAATTGCCTTATGAGCAATATGGCAAACGATATCCTAAACAACTTTCCGGTGGCCAGCAACAGCGAGTGGGAGTTGCTAGAGCGCTAGCAGCTAATCCGCAAATTATGTTGTTAGACGAGCCTTTTGGTGCTGTTGATGCAATTACTCGGAAAGAGTTGCAAAAACAAATAAAAATGATTCATCAAGAGTTGATGGGGAAGACTTTCCTTTTTGTCACACATGATATTAATGAAGCCTTTTATCTAGGGGATAAAGTAATGATTATGGATGATGGGAAAATCAGTCAATATGATACACCAAAAAATATCGTTAAGAATCCTGAAACAGCTTTTGTTAAAGAGTTGTTAGATACAATATATGAAGAAGAGGTTTTATGGAGGGAATTAAAATGA
- a CDS encoding ABC transporter permease — translation MIDYWINYHTRLIEALLIHVQLVTVSLMAALLIAMVVIFTCLNKGKWLSGLIYFFSALYSIPSYAFFALLIPLSGLGRNTAIIVLILYSEYILLRTFSTGIKQIDPLIIESAKGMGMTDRQVFFRIQLPLASKSIFSGIRLALTSIIGIATIAATINAGGLGTVLFDGLRTQSIVKIVWGSLLTIFLCVCSNGVLRLIEKFTLRNLELGD, via the coding sequence ATGATCGACTACTGGATCAATTATCATACAAGATTAATTGAAGCTTTATTGATACATGTACAGTTAGTGACAGTATCTTTAATGGCTGCCTTACTCATTGCGATGGTGGTCATCTTTACTTGTTTAAATAAAGGTAAATGGTTAAGTGGTTTGATTTATTTTTTTTCAGCACTTTATTCCATCCCTAGCTATGCCTTTTTTGCTTTATTGATACCGCTAAGTGGATTAGGAAGAAACACTGCAATTATTGTCTTAATATTATACAGTGAATACATTCTATTACGAACGTTTTCAACCGGCATAAAACAAATTGATCCATTGATTATTGAATCAGCTAAAGGGATGGGCATGACAGATCGTCAAGTCTTTTTCAGAATTCAGTTGCCTTTAGCCTCTAAATCGATTTTCAGTGGAATTCGATTAGCGCTAACTTCAATCATTGGAATAGCAACAATTGCGGCTACAATCAATGCGGGCGGTTTAGGAACTGTTTTATTTGATGGTTTGCGAACGCAAAGTATTGTAAAAATTGTATGGGGATCACTGTTAACAATCTTCTTGTGTGTTTGCAGTAATGGTGTGTTGCGTTTAATTGAAAAGTTTACTCTAAGGAATTTGGAATTGGGGGACTAA
- a CDS encoding zinc-binding alcohol dehydrogenase family protein, with the protein MKAVVVYEAGGPEKLVYKEVPKPILKKEWSLVKVMGFGVNHSEIFTREGKSPSVHFPRILGIECVGIIEETSDENLFRVGQKVISIMGEMGRSFDGSYAEYVLLPNEQIYPIETDLSWEELATIPETYYTAFGSMKNLQIKESDQILVRGATSGVGIAFLNLIRSQFKTIHVEGTSRNLATRELLIQTGFDDVIEDKNGQLQTEKTYDKIIELIGPATVKDSFNHINEHGIVCSTGQLGGQWFLKDFDPITDIKANSYLTSFYSDNVDGSKLSELFQFIEKNKLTVKPEKVFELKDSSKAHAFIESNHSFGKVVILNKDLGNYKNR; encoded by the coding sequence ATGAAAGCAGTAGTTGTCTATGAAGCCGGTGGACCAGAAAAATTGGTTTATAAAGAAGTACCAAAGCCTATTCTTAAAAAAGAGTGGTCTTTAGTCAAAGTAATGGGTTTTGGCGTTAATCATTCTGAAATTTTCACTCGAGAAGGCAAATCACCAAGCGTTCATTTTCCTCGTATTTTAGGCATTGAATGTGTGGGTATTATTGAAGAAACGAGCGATGAAAATCTATTTCGAGTTGGTCAAAAGGTAATTTCTATCATGGGAGAAATGGGAAGATCATTTGATGGAAGCTATGCCGAATATGTGTTGCTTCCTAATGAACAGATTTATCCTATAGAGACGGATCTTTCATGGGAGGAGTTAGCTACGATTCCTGAAACGTACTATACTGCTTTTGGTTCTATGAAAAATTTGCAGATCAAAGAAAGTGATCAGATTTTAGTACGTGGAGCAACAAGTGGTGTGGGCATTGCTTTTTTAAATCTAATAAGAAGTCAATTTAAAACAATTCATGTAGAAGGAACCAGTCGAAATTTAGCTACAAGAGAACTGTTGATTCAAACTGGTTTTGATGATGTGATTGAAGATAAGAATGGTCAATTGCAAACTGAGAAAACATATGACAAAATTATTGAATTGATTGGACCAGCAACTGTAAAAGATAGCTTTAATCATATTAATGAACATGGAATCGTTTGTAGTACTGGACAATTAGGCGGGCAATGGTTCTTAAAAGATTTTGACCCTATTACAGATATTAAAGCCAATAGTTATTTGACTAGTTTTTATTCAGACAACGTCGATGGCAGTAAATTGAGCGAGCTATTCCAATTTATTGAAAAAAATAAGCTAACGGTTAAACCTGAGAAAGTATTTGAACTAAAAGATAGCAGTAAAGCGCATGCCTTTATTGAAAGCAATCACAGCTTTGGAAAAGTGGTTATTCTAAATAAGGACTTGGGTAATTATAAAAACAGATAA
- a CDS encoding ROK family protein, which produces MSIVVFDIGGSAVKYGLWENENLSNKGSFYTPENWKDMKEEMKKIYHNFTNDKSVEGVAISAPGAVDVQEGNIKGISSVPYLHFFSIKKEWEELFGVPVSMENDANCAALAEVWRGVAKDVQNALFLIIGSGVGGSVIIDRKLFKGRDLFGGEFGYMLLDDVHTLSDMGSPVQIAKRYGKEIGLDTVVDGKYLFEEANRGEPIAMKYVEGIIDALAHGIYNLTTSFNPDMVVIGGGISVREDLIQRLHDRTSYYLERQNVQDLKLNIQVCKFHNDANLIGAVVHFEQTLGNKKIS; this is translated from the coding sequence ATGAGCATTGTTGTGTTTGATATTGGTGGGTCTGCAGTGAAATATGGTCTATGGGAAAATGAAAATTTAAGCAATAAAGGGTCTTTTTATACACCTGAAAATTGGAAAGATATGAAAGAAGAAATGAAAAAAATCTACCATAACTTTACTAATGATAAATCAGTTGAAGGTGTTGCAATTAGCGCTCCAGGAGCTGTTGATGTGCAAGAGGGAAATATCAAAGGAATCAGTTCCGTTCCTTATCTCCATTTTTTTTCAATTAAAAAAGAGTGGGAAGAGTTATTTGGTGTACCTGTTTCAATGGAAAATGATGCCAATTGTGCTGCCTTGGCAGAAGTATGGCGAGGAGTCGCAAAAGATGTTCAAAATGCGTTATTCCTTATCATCGGCTCAGGTGTTGGTGGATCTGTTATTATTGATCGGAAATTATTCAAAGGGAGAGATCTTTTTGGAGGAGAATTTGGCTATATGCTCTTAGATGACGTTCACACGTTAAGTGACATGGGCAGCCCAGTTCAAATTGCAAAACGTTATGGGAAAGAAATCGGTCTAGATACTGTGGTGGATGGCAAATACCTTTTCGAAGAAGCCAATAGAGGAGAGCCAATTGCTATGAAATATGTAGAAGGCATTATTGATGCTTTGGCACATGGAATTTATAATCTCACTACCAGTTTTAACCCCGACATGGTCGTTATCGGTGGTGGCATATCTGTACGTGAAGATCTTATTCAGCGTTTGCATGATCGAACGTCTTATTATTTAGAACGTCAGAACGTGCAAGACTTAAAATTGAATATTCAAGTATGCAAATTTCACAACGATGCTAATCTGATTGGGGCCGTGGTCCATTTTGAACAAACACTAGGTAATAAGAAGATAAGCTAG
- a CDS encoding N(5)-(carboxyethyl)ornithine synthase, which translates to MLHKHLKTIGFVNSHKLGEKRIALLPKEITHIKYREALYFEEGYGSDLNISDTEYAALGCQVVPRSIALEQDIICDPKIGDASFLKDLHPGQTLFGWVHAVQNKKVTNTLLSNELSAYAWEDMYEDNRHSYWRNNELAGEAAVMHAYQLNGIMPYDTKVAILGRGNTARGAQRILIGLGADVRIYNRDQEKLFRKEMTEYDVIVNAVLWDNSRVDHLIYQNDLKRFKPGTMFIDVSCDEHGAIETTIPTSLDNPIYEIDGIVHYAVNHTPTIFYRSSSSAISTETVKYIDDLIESRPNVILENALIIDQGHIMDKRINQFQHRSTPDSLIDPDEQNTVANL; encoded by the coding sequence ATGCTGCACAAACATTTGAAAACTATCGGATTTGTCAACAGTCACAAACTCGGAGAGAAGCGGATTGCCTTACTGCCTAAAGAAATCACGCACATAAAATACCGGGAAGCTTTATATTTTGAGGAAGGTTATGGAAGTGATTTAAATATTTCGGATACTGAATATGCTGCTTTAGGTTGTCAGGTAGTTCCGCGGAGCATAGCCTTGGAACAAGATATTATTTGTGATCCTAAAATTGGAGACGCTTCCTTTTTAAAGGATCTACATCCAGGACAAACGTTATTTGGCTGGGTTCATGCTGTCCAAAATAAAAAAGTGACCAATACATTATTATCTAATGAGCTTTCTGCTTACGCTTGGGAAGATATGTATGAAGATAACCGCCATTCTTATTGGCGCAATAATGAACTAGCTGGTGAAGCAGCCGTTATGCATGCTTATCAACTAAATGGTATTATGCCTTATGACACAAAGGTAGCTATCTTAGGACGCGGAAATACCGCACGCGGAGCACAACGTATTTTAATCGGATTGGGCGCAGATGTTCGAATCTATAACCGTGATCAAGAAAAATTATTTCGGAAAGAAATGACTGAATATGATGTGATCGTCAATGCGGTCTTATGGGATAATTCTCGTGTAGATCATCTTATTTACCAAAATGATTTGAAGCGATTCAAACCTGGCACAATGTTCATTGATGTCAGTTGTGATGAACATGGAGCTATCGAGACTACTATTCCTACTTCATTAGATAATCCAATTTATGAAATAGATGGCATTGTCCATTATGCAGTTAATCATACTCCAACTATTTTTTATCGTTCTTCTTCAAGTGCTATTTCAACTGAAACCGTTAAATACATTGATGATTTGATCGAAAGCCGTCCAAATGTTATTTTAGAAAATGCTCTGATCATTGACCAAGGTCACATTATGGATAAACGAATCAATCAATTTCAACATCGATCTACACCAGATTCACTCATTGATCCAGATGAACAAAATACTGTAGCCAATCTTTAA